The segment GACATTATCGCCTGCCGCATCCGGGCCGCGTCCTTTATCTCCATCACTTCTTTGCGCCTGTGGGTAGCCATCTCAAAGCCTTTGAGCGCCCACGCCGCGAATTTCTTTATTTCCCCCACCGCAGCCCCCTCCCCCTTGAGTTCTACAAGACGATCGTATTGTATCAGAAGATCGGCGGCTATCTCCCCGGCCGAAGGTCTTCCGGGAACTTCCTCCCCCGCGAGGAGTCTTTTCGCATCGCGAAAGATCCACGGCTCGGCAAGGGCCGCCCTGCCGATCATTACCGCCGCCACAGGATAATCCTTCAGGCATTTTAACGCATCGCCTGGATTTTTCACGTCTCCGCTTCCTGCGACGGGAATCTTTACCGCCCCGGCGAGCGCCGCTATCTTCGCCCAGTCGGCCTCTCCCGAATACCCCTGGCTGCGAAAACGCGGGTGCAAAATGATGCCGTCAGCGCCGCACTCCTCGGCCATCCGCCCGGCTTCGAGGTAATTTTCCTCCGTGGGGCTCCAGCCGGAGCGCATTTTGACGGTGAGGACTACGCCGGAGGTCTCCCGAAGCGCCCTTATGCACCTCGCCGCGAGGGGGAGATTTCTCATCAGCCCGGCCCCCGCGCCGGTGGATACCACCTTGCGCACCGGGCAGCCCATGTTGAAATCGATCCTCTTCCAGCCGATGGCGGCGAGCAGGCGCGCGCCTTCTTCCAGTTCGCCCGGCTTGACGCCCGCAAGCTGCACCGCCGTATTGTCGTCCCTGTCGGGCGGGTCCACCATCGCAATGGTTCCGCGGTGGTTGCGCACAAGGGCGGAGGCGCTTATCATCTCCGTAGAGAGGGCGTCGCACCCCCACCTCCGGAGACGCTCGCGGAAGGGGGTGTCCGTTATGCCGGCCATCGGAGCCATAAGGAAGGGTCCGGCGAAAACTTTCAGGGGCAAAGAGTCCAACTACCTTTCAAAACTTGCAAGAGGGTGGCAGAATTCCCCTTATAGGACATCCACCCTGCCGTTTCAAGGAGGTTGACTTGACCGGACGCAGGGGCGCGAAAATCTTCATAAAAAAAGGAGCATCGATGGAATCCTTTCCGGCCCGCCTTTTAACGCTCGCGGCGCTTTCCCTTGCCGCCGTCTCCTGCGTGGCCAGACACGCCATGATGGAAGTGCCCCCTCCGGGCGGCTGCGACAAGTGCCACCGTTTCGCCATTTCTAATACCTGGTCGGCGACGGTGGCCCCCGGCAGAATTGCGGGTCCGCCCTCCGACCCGGTGATTACGAAGCGCTACGGAGAGATCGTCGAAAGCCTTCCCGTGCATGCGAGGGCTCCGTCGGCCAAGTTGAAAATCTACATCGAGGGGCTGCCCCCCTCCGAAGCGGCCGAGCCGGAATCGGGAGTTAAATGCTTTGTCTGCCACCTCGGTCCCAACAAAGAACACGAGTCCAGAAAGGGCACCTTTTCGCATCCCTGGGGCACCAGGGAACAGCCTTGAGGGAATCTCCCCTGAAAGTGCTCCTCGTCGACGACGAGAGCGCCCTGCTGGAGAGGCTGGCGCTTTTTGCCCGCCGCGCGGGCTACGAGACGGCGACGGCGCAAGGCGGCGAAGCCGCCTGGGAGATACTTAACTCCGGGCGCTTCGACGTGCTGGTGACCGACCTCCAGATGCCGGTGCTGGACGGCCCGGCGCTTATGGCGCGCCTTCCCGGACTGGAGAGGGGCGCGCCGAAAGTGATCGTCATAACCGGCTACGCCACCCTCGAAGCCGCCGTGGACTGTCTGCGGAAGGGGGCCTGCGATTTTCTGAAAAAGCCCTTCACGATGGAGGAATTTACAGCGGCCCTCGACAGGGTCGCGAAGAAGCCTGCCGTCGCCCATGTCGAACCCGACTGGGAGAAGCTCTCCCAGAGATACTCCCTGACCCGCCGCGAGGCTGAAATTCTCAAGGCCTTCTTCCTCACCGGCAAGTCCAACCGCGAACTGGCCGAGAATCTCTTTCTAAGCCTCCACACGGTAAAATCCCACCTCAAGTCCTCCTTCATGAAGCTGGGCGTGGACTCCCGAAGCCGGCTTCTGGGCCTTCTCCGGGAATTCTAAACTCCCTGCCCCGTACCCGCCGCAAATTTCAGAGGCAGCAGCCCCCGGCACTTCGAGAAATTAAACACAATCCAACACAGTGTTTTATATTGCTAAGTTAAATATTCGGGAGTAAACAGGTACAGTATTGGGGCGGCAATAGATTATCCT is part of the bacterium genome and harbors:
- a CDS encoding DNA-binding response regulator, which produces MLCLPPRSQQRTRVQKGHLFASLGHQGTALRESPLKVLLVDDESALLERLALFARRAGYETATAQGGEAAWEILNSGRFDVLVTDLQMPVLDGPALMARLPGLERGAPKVIVITGYATLEAAVDCLRKGACDFLKKPFTMEEFTAALDRVAKKPAVAHVEPDWEKLSQRYSLTRREAEILKAFFLTGKSNRELAENLFLSLHTVKSHLKSSFMKLGVDSRSRLLGLLREF
- a CDS encoding tRNA-dihydrouridine synthase, which codes for MAPMAGITDTPFRERLRRWGCDALSTEMISASALVRNHRGTIAMVDPPDRDDNTAVQLAGVKPGELEEGARLLAAIGWKRIDFNMGCPVRKVVSTGAGAGLMRNLPLAARCIRALRETSGVVLTVKMRSGWSPTEENYLEAGRMAEECGADGIILHPRFRSQGYSGEADWAKIAALAGAVKIPVAGSGDVKNPGDALKCLKDYPVAAVMIGRAALAEPWIFRDAKRLLAGEEVPGRPSAGEIAADLLIQYDRLVELKGEGAAVGEIKKFAAWALKGFEMATHRRKEVMEIKDAARMRQAIMSFKDLEYRAGNSGGEG